The [Clostridium] celerecrescens 18A genomic sequence ATTACCTCCAGAGTACAGGGTTAAGCGAGAATATCTACCGGAGTATGATTGAAGTAACTGGCCGCGCTGGGCGGAACATAAAGGGGCTTGCCGATATATTCAATATTCACGTCAGGCATTTGAGTGATTGATAACTCAACATTTCCGGGTATAAATTCAAAATTTCCATTTGCCACCTTTATGTCAAAGCTTAATTTATCCATTTGATATTGCATGGATAAATCCGGATCAGACCATTCGATATCAGGGCCCGTAGTAGGAAGAAAACGTAAACCGAATTCTCCAGTAGGCTGTTGGGCACGCTGACTGAATATCTGATCGAGTGTGATTTTAGGGTCTAACAACATGGCACCTTCCTTTGCATATGTAGCAGTAGCCTCCAGAGCG encodes the following:
- a CDS encoding DUF6470 family protein, with product MEALLKITTIPMEYELKIHRAKLEYSSSRSQLITDRIKGGLTIKNRPIKLHLDTYDARNSVCPTTMESVRQAAAKGKSAALEATATYAKEGAMLLDPKITLDQIFSQRAQQPTGEFGLRFLPTTGPDIEWSDPDLSMQYQMDKLSFDIKVANGNFEFIPGNVELSITQMPDVNIEYIGKPLYVPPSAASYFNHTPVDILA